The following are encoded together in the Coffea arabica cultivar ET-39 chromosome 1c, Coffea Arabica ET-39 HiFi, whole genome shotgun sequence genome:
- the LOC140038811 gene encoding uncharacterized protein: MERAGRGILARSNNGSVVSAWVGAEQNCSDPIVEEASAIRRALVKAKLKGWNRIEIQCDCKVVVDKIMEENNQDARIGTIVEDIMNMKEDFCTCSFSFREREGNYVSHELAKFALNLVTDIQWKDSVPAWLTSLARRHMGAVAPIL; encoded by the coding sequence ATGGAAAGGGCTGGCCGGGGAATTCTTGCTCGAAGTAATAATGGTTCGGTAGTAAGTGCATGGGTGGGAGCTGAACAAAATTGCAGTGATCCAATAGTAGAAGAGGCAAGTGCAATTAGAAGAGCTTTGGTTAAAGCAAAGCTGAAAGGTTGGAACAGAATAGAGATACAATGTGATTGTAAGGTAGTAGTAGATAAAATCATGGAAGAAAACAACCAAGATGCAAGAATTGGAACTATTGTGGAAGACATTATGAATATGAAAGAAGATTTTTGTACATGTTCCTTCTCTTTTAGAGAAAGAGAGGGCAACTATGTCAGTCATGAGTTGGCAAAATTTGCCTTAAATTTAGTCACGGACATCCAGTGGAAGGACTCCGTCCCTGCTTGGTTAACTAGTTTAGCTAGGAGACATATGGGAGCAGTTGCCCCAATTTTGTAA